In one Natronoarchaeum mannanilyticum genomic region, the following are encoded:
- a CDS encoding Gfo/Idh/MocA family oxidoreductase — protein sequence MTYSVAVIGTGAEPDDPGGDGYAMAYHHGGGYEKHADCELVACADIVPENARAFAGEFGIRDDAIFEDYGEMLTAVEPDIVSVCVPPTLHAEIAIDCIKSGVVDAVHCEKPMADSYGGARRMTEAAADRGVQLTFNHQRRFSDAVRTAKDLLDSGEIGGLERVEFAAPVGLLDYGSHSFDLCNYFNDERSAEWVMGQIHYDEENVLFGTHNENQAIVHWEYENGVHGVGASDSTGTGGPAAGISCHNRLVGSDGVIEVGPESEDGDEDLPPLRIRRNGEDWKPIKTEDGLHGWEFIDRAVAENVRCLQRGETPELAAENALSATELIFGAWESSRRRGRVDLPLEIDGNPLREMIDTGELTPEPAGDD from the coding sequence ATGACGTACTCAGTTGCGGTCATAGGCACGGGTGCGGAACCGGACGACCCTGGTGGAGACGGGTATGCGATGGCGTACCACCACGGGGGCGGCTACGAGAAACACGCCGACTGTGAGCTCGTCGCGTGTGCGGACATCGTCCCCGAGAACGCGCGGGCGTTCGCCGGCGAGTTCGGAATCCGCGACGACGCGATCTTCGAGGATTACGGCGAAATGCTCACGGCCGTCGAACCGGACATCGTCTCGGTCTGCGTGCCGCCGACGCTCCACGCCGAGATCGCGATCGATTGCATCAAGAGCGGCGTCGTCGACGCCGTCCACTGCGAGAAGCCGATGGCCGACTCATACGGCGGCGCGCGGCGCATGACAGAAGCGGCCGCCGATAGGGGGGTCCAGCTGACGTTCAACCACCAGCGGCGGTTCAGCGACGCGGTGCGGACGGCGAAGGATTTGCTTGACTCGGGCGAGATCGGCGGCCTAGAGCGCGTCGAGTTCGCCGCGCCGGTCGGGCTCCTCGACTACGGCTCCCACTCGTTCGATCTCTGTAATTACTTCAACGACGAGCGATCCGCGGAGTGGGTCATGGGACAGATCCATTATGATGAGGAGAACGTCCTGTTCGGGACTCACAACGAGAACCAAGCCATCGTCCACTGGGAGTACGAGAACGGCGTCCACGGCGTCGGCGCGTCCGACAGTACCGGAACTGGCGGCCCCGCGGCCGGGATCTCCTGTCACAACCGACTGGTCGGCTCCGATGGTGTCATCGAAGTCGGCCCCGAGAGCGAGGACGGAGACGAGGATCTTCCACCCCTTCGAATCCGACGCAATGGCGAGGACTGGAAACCGATCAAGACCGAAGACGGGCTCCACGGCTGGGAGTTCATCGACCGCGCGGTCGCCGAGAACGTCCGCTGTCTGCAGCGCGGCGAGACGCCTGAACTCGCCGCCGAAAACGCTCTGAGCGCGACCGAGCTGATCTTCGGCGCGTGGGAGTCGTCGCGCCGACGGGGGCGGGTGGATCTGCCGCTCGAGATCGACGGGAATCCGCTCCGAGAGATGATCGATACCGGGGAGTTGACGCCGGAACCGGCGGGTGATGACTGA
- a CDS encoding hydroxypyruvate isomerase family protein, producing MTDLSVCVEMVYDGPFPERIQRAANAGVDAIEFWDWREKDLDAVEAAAADAGVDIVGCTAGGVLTDPDATDAAVGTIRESIDTAASIGCPTLIVTTGPDQAGLDRATQRENIVDVLSAVAPAAVSAGVTLALEPLNTAVDHPGYYLSTAAEGFDIVDAVGSSHVNLLYDVYHQQVTEGNVIATLTENVEDVGHVHIADVPGRAEPGTGELNYENVLAAINDAGYEGYVGCEFSPTGDPDEAVAEILNLT from the coding sequence ATGACCGACCTGTCCGTCTGTGTCGAGATGGTGTACGACGGCCCGTTTCCCGAACGGATTCAGCGCGCGGCCAACGCCGGCGTTGACGCGATCGAGTTCTGGGACTGGCGCGAGAAGGACCTCGATGCTGTCGAAGCCGCGGCCGCCGACGCCGGCGTCGACATCGTCGGCTGCACGGCGGGCGGCGTCCTGACGGATCCCGACGCCACCGACGCCGCCGTCGGGACGATCCGCGAATCGATCGACACCGCGGCGTCGATCGGCTGTCCGACGCTCATCGTGACGACCGGTCCCGATCAGGCGGGACTGGATCGCGCGACGCAGCGGGAGAACATCGTCGACGTGCTCTCCGCCGTCGCGCCGGCTGCCGTGTCTGCCGGCGTGACGCTGGCCCTCGAACCGCTGAACACGGCCGTCGACCACCCCGGATACTATCTCTCGACCGCCGCCGAGGGGTTCGACATCGTCGATGCGGTCGGATCGTCGCACGTGAACCTCCTGTACGATGTCTACCATCAGCAGGTGACCGAGGGGAACGTCATCGCGACGCTCACCGAGAACGTCGAGGATGTCGGGCACGTCCACATCGCGGACGTTCCCGGCCGCGCGGAGCCCGGAACGGGCGAACTGAACTACGAGAACGTGCTGGCCGCGATCAACGACGCCGGCTACGAGGGCTACGTCGGCTGCGAGTTCTCGCCGACCGGTGACCCGGACGAGGCGGTCGCGGAGATCCTGAATCTGACGTAA
- a CDS encoding glycoside hydrolase family 2 TIM barrel-domain containing protein: MHAPTVPYASTAAARNAGNRLSEPESRWSESEYFELLNGEWSFCWAEAPSDVPERLGADANWDSIPVPSVWQLEGYDRPIYRNHALTWERIPEIETEPEPPNVPEEFNPVGTYRRTVDVPDDWDGARSNYLHFEGVKSAFFVWMDGEYVGYDQGSMTPSEFDVTEKLDPGGEHTITVQVFRFSDGSYLETQDMIRFSGIFRSVYLYSKPAVHLRDYFVRTSFDGAYEDATLTVDAELSADEARVDAERDDGWTLIGRLFDDAGDEVTTLRESVDLADGVETRLQTTVERPAQWSAEHPNLYDLVLELRGPDGTVREAIPQRVGFREFEIEDGQVLVNGEPVTFRGMNRHEHDPETGRTVPYERSLEEFRMLKRNNINAVRTSHYPNDLEIYELADELGMYVVDEANVETHFDMDFVHKAPTFHDSYFQRFERMVEHHKNFASIVAWSTSNEAGEGPPHEKMASYARDRDGTRFVYHQGSGPAPYDKYHENMTGTAPFTDVSGPRYPVPHTLVQHDAVDDRPLVMGEYGHALCNSLGLQDAYWELIREISGLQGGFIWEWCNQTLAGDAVPVADGEEWWIDDDPFLLDGTVFADLTPQPELRQVKKTQQPFTADAVSLEEGILTVTNHYDFTNLSAFDATWELAVDGAVVQSGVLDLDVPPGHERGVIVPLNHPDVDVGSVCHLTIRLELAEDTDWATAGHEIGFEQFEVPFDMPEPSPESPAEQPPIAVSETGSTIELRGDRFAYRFDADRGVFCEFEYDGDVVAIDGPLFGAFRAPLANEQHLDSDTEWGYDNASEWRALGLDDLRHELLDYSVKRPVPGAVRLIAESVALNPDGDALFDLRYRHEVFGNGAVTTTVDVDPTDTLRNTLESWLPRLGVQFDLPASFSSIEWFGRGPEETYPDRKTGSEIGRYAGGIDDQFVPYRVPSDNGNKTDVRWVSVTSEDVGVVVSGDQPLNVRLDQYENLASASRLEELVEKDGTTLFADVAVSGVGGTPVKPLPEYRVQPEPVSFSFDFHPFDAAADPSALAREQLPRELDANTADGDTPIEPPQTD, from the coding sequence GTGCATGCGCCGACCGTTCCGTACGCGTCGACGGCGGCGGCGCGGAACGCCGGAAACAGACTGTCGGAACCGGAGTCCAGATGGAGCGAGTCGGAGTACTTCGAACTTCTGAACGGCGAATGGTCGTTCTGCTGGGCGGAGGCCCCGTCCGACGTTCCCGAGCGGCTCGGCGCGGACGCGAACTGGGATTCGATCCCGGTTCCGAGCGTCTGGCAGCTCGAGGGCTATGACAGACCAATCTACCGCAACCACGCCCTGACGTGGGAACGGATTCCCGAGATCGAGACCGAACCCGAGCCGCCGAACGTTCCCGAGGAGTTCAACCCCGTCGGGACGTATCGCCGCACCGTCGACGTCCCGGACGACTGGGACGGCGCCCGCAGCAACTATCTTCACTTCGAGGGCGTCAAGTCCGCGTTTTTCGTCTGGATGGACGGCGAGTACGTCGGCTACGACCAGGGGTCGATGACGCCCTCGGAGTTCGACGTGACCGAGAAGCTCGATCCAGGCGGCGAGCACACGATCACCGTTCAGGTGTTCCGCTTCTCCGACGGAAGCTACCTCGAAACACAGGATATGATCCGGTTCAGCGGGATCTTCCGGAGCGTCTACCTCTACTCGAAGCCGGCGGTGCACCTCCGAGACTACTTCGTCCGGACGTCGTTCGACGGCGCTTACGAGGACGCTACACTGACCGTGGACGCCGAACTCTCCGCCGACGAGGCCCGCGTTGACGCCGAGCGCGACGACGGGTGGACGCTCATCGGGCGACTGTTCGACGACGCCGGAGACGAGGTGACGACGCTCCGCGAGTCTGTCGACCTGGCCGACGGCGTCGAGACACGCCTGCAAACGACCGTCGAGCGACCGGCCCAGTGGTCGGCCGAACATCCGAATCTCTATGATCTCGTCCTGGAACTGCGCGGGCCGGACGGAACGGTCCGCGAAGCGATCCCACAGCGGGTCGGGTTCCGGGAGTTCGAGATCGAGGACGGACAGGTACTCGTGAACGGGGAACCGGTGACGTTCCGCGGAATGAACCGCCACGAGCACGATCCCGAGACGGGACGAACCGTCCCGTATGAGCGCTCCCTCGAGGAGTTCCGCATGCTGAAGCGGAACAACATCAACGCCGTCCGAACCTCTCACTACCCGAACGACCTCGAGATCTACGAACTCGCCGACGAGCTGGGGATGTACGTCGTCGACGAGGCGAACGTCGAGACGCACTTCGACATGGACTTCGTCCACAAGGCCCCGACGTTCCACGACTCGTACTTCCAGCGGTTCGAGCGGATGGTCGAACACCACAAGAACTTCGCGTCAATCGTCGCCTGGAGTACGAGCAACGAGGCTGGCGAGGGCCCCCCCCACGAGAAGATGGCGTCGTACGCCCGCGATCGAGACGGCACCCGATTTGTCTACCACCAGGGATCGGGCCCTGCGCCGTACGACAAGTACCACGAGAACATGACCGGAACGGCGCCGTTCACCGATGTCTCCGGTCCACGATATCCGGTTCCGCACACGCTCGTCCAGCACGACGCCGTCGACGACCGGCCGCTCGTGATGGGCGAGTACGGCCATGCGCTCTGTAACAGTCTCGGGCTTCAGGACGCGTACTGGGAGCTGATCCGGGAGATCAGCGGCCTCCAGGGCGGGTTCATCTGGGAGTGGTGCAACCAGACGCTCGCCGGCGATGCCGTCCCCGTCGCCGACGGCGAGGAGTGGTGGATCGACGACGATCCGTTCCTGCTCGACGGGACGGTGTTCGCGGACCTGACACCCCAGCCTGAACTGCGTCAGGTGAAAAAGACCCAGCAGCCGTTCACCGCCGACGCCGTTTCGCTCGAGGAGGGGATCCTCACGGTCACGAACCACTACGATTTCACCAACCTGAGCGCGTTCGATGCGACCTGGGAGCTCGCGGTCGACGGCGCCGTCGTACAGTCGGGCGTGCTCGACCTCGACGTTCCCCCGGGCCACGAGCGGGGCGTCATCGTTCCGCTCAATCACCCGGACGTGGACGTCGGCTCCGTGTGTCATCTGACGATCCGACTCGAACTTGCCGAGGATACCGATTGGGCGACAGCGGGCCACGAGATCGGGTTTGAGCAGTTCGAGGTGCCCTTCGATATGCCCGAGCCCTCACCCGAATCCCCCGCGGAACAGCCCCCGATCGCAGTCTCGGAAACCGGATCGACGATCGAACTCCGCGGCGATCGGTTTGCGTACCGCTTCGACGCGGATCGCGGGGTGTTCTGCGAGTTCGAGTACGACGGCGACGTCGTAGCGATCGACGGGCCACTGTTCGGTGCGTTTCGGGCCCCGCTGGCGAACGAGCAGCACCTCGACAGCGACACCGAGTGGGGGTACGACAACGCCTCGGAGTGGCGGGCGCTCGGGCTGGACGACCTCCGGCACGAACTGCTCGACTACTCCGTTAAACGCCCAGTTCCGGGGGCCGTTCGCCTGATTGCCGAGTCGGTGGCCCTGAATCCCGACGGCGACGCGCTGTTCGATCTGCGCTACCGGCACGAGGTGTTCGGGAACGGCGCCGTCACGACGACAGTCGACGTCGATCCCACGGATACGCTCCGAAATACGCTCGAGTCGTGGCTGCCAAGACTCGGCGTCCAGTTCGATCTTCCGGCGTCGTTCTCGTCGATCGAGTGGTTCGGGCGCGGACCCGAGGAAACCTACCCCGACCGCAAGACCGGCAGCGAGATCGGACGCTACGCCGGCGGGATTGACGACCAGTTCGTCCCGTACCGCGTTCCCTCGGATAACGGTAACAAGACCGACGTGCGCTGGGTCAGCGTGACGAGCGAGGATGTCGGCGTCGTGGTATCCGGCGACCAGCCGCTTAACGTTCGACTCGACCAGTACGAGAACCTCGCGTCGGCGAGTCGCCTCGAGGAACTGGTTGAGAAGGACGGGACGACGCTGTTCGCCGACGTCGCCGTCTCCGGCGTCGGTGGGACGCCGGTCAAGCCGCTCCCGGAGTACCGCGTTCAGCCCGAGCCGGTCTCGTTCTCGTTCGACTTCCATCCGTTTGACGCCGCCGCTGACCCGTCCGCACTCGCGCGCGAGCAGTTGCCCCGCGAGCTGGACGCCAATACCGCAGACGGCGACACCCCCATCGAACCGCCCCAGACAGACTGA